The genomic interval AGCaactaggatttgtaataaactggtttgGCTAATGTTTGACCTGTTCTATCTTAATCTCACCATTGGGTACATATTATAAGGAGCttcttctccctcctataaattggagtgagacaccATCCTCTCCAATCCCACAGTCACTGgccattgtgcagcaggctCCACGTGTCCAGCCACCATGGTATCTGCTGGACAGTCAACTCATCAGGGCATTCGCAAACCAGGAGATTTGTCATCTGATTTGACACTAGCTTCCTTCTCCAGGACAGAGGAGCTCCATCTGAGAAGGGGTGTTTTTCAGGACCCCATCCTCACTGAGTATGACGGGCTTATGTTGAATGTGAatgtgaaaagcagcactggCTTCATTGTTTATGAAATGCTGGTGTTCAGTGTCCTAAAGGAAGCCAAGAGGACACAGCAAGATCACAAACCTGTAATTCTGGAGAGCAGACTTTGGCCTTTTCAGGAATTTACTTGGTAGAATATTCTGAGATAAGATCCTGGAGAGAAGAGGAGCCCAAGGAAGCTGGTTAATATTCCAGGATCACCTCCTGGAAGCTCATGAGTGAAGTATCCCAAGAAAGATACTTGCATTGTGGAACAAAAAACTGTTGGCCAAATGCAATCTGAAGATTATGAAGCTTCTGGAGGATGGCAGCAAAGATGTGTAGTCTGAGGGGAATACAGCCATAATGTCTGTCCAGCCAGAGGTCAAGAGAGGGAAGCTAAGGACCTGATAGAATTCAGTCTGGCAAAGGACATCAGGGGGAGcaaaaaagacttcaaaaaagATCTtaatggaaaagggaaaataaaagaatgtgtGAGTGTTCTCCTCATGGAAATGGGTGACCTGTAAATCGGGCATTGAAAATATTGAGACAATGATTGTCTTCTTGTTTCTTACTCGTCCAGCAAGTGTGGCTTTCAGGAATCCCCTGGCTCAGGGGCCAGGCTGAAAAACGGGAGCTTTCAAGATGTACCTTTGGGGCAAGGAAAGCTTGAGAAAACTGGATATTTTTAATGCGGTAGGCTTATTTGCTCCATGGTAAGATGTGACcatgagtgctgagggagctgtccATTCTTTATCACCAATGTAGGTTGGTGAGTGGGAGAAGTGTCCCAAAGACTGGGGGAACATGGATATCACTCCTGTTTAAGAAGACCAAGAAGCAGATGCGAGGGAGCTACAAGGACTCTACGACTCAGTCctatggagctgctggagcagtgcaTCCTGAGAATTGTTTCACAGCACATGAAGGGTGAATGTATCAGATGCAGCAATCAGCATGGATTTACTGTGGAGAAGTCATGGTCTGATATACCTGATAAGTGTCTACAATGACCTCGTAGACGGGAAAGAGAACAGGACATATTCTTGCTGGAGTTCAGTAAGGCTTTTAACATTGTCCTCAATAAGACGGTCATACTGAAGCTATTGATGAGTGGTCTGAATGAGCCCTCCTGAGCCAGAccaaaaaacacctttgttGGGGCAACATGTGTGCTCTCCTCTAATGAGCAAGGACTGCTGGGTCCTGGTGCTGTTGGGTAGCTGGGGATGTTTGTGGAATGCGTTGTGATCAAGAAGGTCATTGTTACAAAACTCTCCCCAGCACCATGAAACAGGGAAGGTATAATTGCTGCATGAAGAAAACACTTTCCTGCCCTGCAGACATGAGGGGAGATGGGACGTGCTCCAAAAGTGCAAGGGAATATGTATAGAAACCAGGCTTCCTGAAGAGTGTCTCCTGAGAGAAAGCAATTTTGAATCTAATTTTGGATTGGCCATGAGCCACCCTTTTGGCATGAGGCCTCCCCAGCAGGCGTGTTGTTTGCAGGCCTGAACACCACACTGGGAAGAATCCTACTCAAACGTGGAAAATCCATTCTTGAGAAGAGGGGAACCTGCGCCCTGtcctgaaaagcagcacagccatctaCTCTAGAGACCAGATTCCACAGGGCTTTTTAGGTAATAACAGGGCTCAGGAAGGCAGTGTTCTCCTTACAACAAATAGCTGATGGCATGGGTTGGCTGATGACCCCAGACACAGTCATGAGAGCGGAATTATCAGTCAAGCAAACATGTTCCCAGAACAAACACCTTTGTGTGGAAAAGAATTTGCAAGGCAGCAAAACTGCCCAATTGCCTTTCCAGAGAGATGAGCAAGGAGGGAAAAGGGCAGAATGAGTTCCCAGACAAAGAAGACTCAGAATGTCCTAGACAGGGCTGCACTGACAGGAGGATATGCCTTGCTTGCTGATAAAGTGGTTACAAATAAGTCACGACATTTCCCCTGAGACACGTACTGTGCCTGTAGCACAGAATGCCTCGGGCACTTGGGATGCATCTGTCACCCCTAGTGACGTGTTTCTGCAAGGAAACTCCTTGTGCCTGTCATCCTGGAACTTGAAAGGTGTCCGCGCAGCCAATTTGTGAAGGTcggaaagaaggaaatgaaatgtcagggttgacagaaacaaaaacccaacctgTGCCATTAGGAGGGAGAATTTACATTTGAGGTGAGTCTTGTGGAAAATTACAGTGTGCGTAGAGTGACAGTGGGcctggggcagtgctggagtGGTATAAAAGCGGGCCCAACTCCTCTCTCAGTCATTCGCTTCTCTTGCCTCCATCTCCCAGGGAACGAGGTGAGTGCAAAGCCCTTTCACAACCTCTTCTTCTTTGGGGATTTCTCTGGACATACAAGTGTCTCCACATAATGTTGTGCTTCggagagcagctgctctgttaCAGGGAATGGGGCTGCACATGCAACATGGGGAGATGCTGGGTCTTGCCAGATGTGTCTCTGGAGGAGCGGGATAGGCATTGAGATGCCTGAGTCTGACCACTCTTGTCTGTTTCTATGGAGCTATGGGGAGAGAGAAGACCATAGGCTTCTTTACACAGCCTCCATATGCCCGGCCAGCACAGTGCCTCGGCTCTCTCCTGCTGGGATGGCGGGAtgctcctctctctcttctgtgtcCTCCTGACCCTCTGTGCCAACAGGTGCCCCTCCAGACACAAGACATGTCCTGCTACGACCAGTGCGTGCCACgcctgccctgccagccctgcggccccacccctctgggcagcagctgcaacgagccctgcgtcaggcagtgccaggactccaacgtcttcatccagccctctcccgtggtggtgaccctgcccggacccatcctcagctccttcccgcagaACACCGCCGTGGGAtcctccacctccgctgccgttggcagcatcctcagctctgagggcgTGCCCATCTCCTCTGGAGGCTTTGGCCTCTCTGGCATTGGCAGCCGCTTCAGTGGCAGGCGGTTCTTCCCCTGCTAAATCTGTTGCTGATGGCCCTGGAGGAAGATCCCCAGGGTGCACAAAATCTTTGTGGGACTTGAGACCAAGGAATGGAGCTAGTTCGATTACACTGCAAATGTGATCCatgtcttccttccttcccccttttctctctctcatttccttcctgtgcCATTAGTGATCACCATCTGCTCCTCTGCACAGTCAGACCCACAATACCAGCGTAGGGGGGGACAGGATGGCCCTTCTCCCGCTGTGGAAAGGGcggatggatggatggcagTTCACCCATTAGATTCATGCATTGCGGGCTGTCGTGTGTTTGTGGTGCTTCCTGAATGGGTGGcattgtttctctcttttgccTCAATAAATTTGACTGCATCCTAATCGTTGCCCGCGTTGTTATCCATTCTCCTCTGGAGCCTGTGCCATGATGTCTTTGGGGAGAGATGTTTCTCTGTAGTCATTCTGGGAAGTGGTGCTGACTGCTGATCTGAGCAATTGGTAAGATATCTCAGGAATGTTCACTTGAACCCAGGGGCTGAAAGGCCTACTGCCTGCCTTGTCacgggcatagattgatctagttaagTCCGTGACAGCTCTGAGAGTACGAAAGTTGTACGTGGAGTGAAGTCTGGATGGCATCAAGCCAGCAGCCAATCAGGGCTTTGACAGAACCTGTGTGATGGTGGCCAGCTGTGCCCTGTGACTATTCTGCAGGTCCCTTTCCTTGGCTGCCAGTCCCTCTGCAGCCTTTGCTGCTGGACACTGCACTTTGTTGGAGAGCTCCCGAATGGCCCCATAAGCCGGTGCAACGTCCCACATATGCAAAAAAGAACCCGCCAGAGTCTCGGTCGCTCCTCGCTGTCGGTGATAGAGAGATTACAATAGGAATAGGAGTAGGAGAAATGAGAGGAACTCACGTGTCAAAATAAGTACAGGGTAAGAAGCGAAGGAAAAACTAAAGCGGGAAAGGAAGGGGTGTGAAGACGGCCACTTGTCAGATCCTAGCAGTACAGCCCACTTCTGAGGAGTGGCTCCTCTGGGAATTACTCTCCCCGGTTTAATTGCTGTGCACAATTTGATGTGTCATGCAATATCCCAAGGGTCAATTTGGGCCATCCCCTAATGTGCTGTCCTATCATAATCTTCTATCCATTGTGGTGGCTTCTGACTGATAGCCAACAGAGGTTGATGGGACCACTCTCTCACTTGCCGTCCTGAAAGAAATAGGGGAGTGAGAAACCTGaatgggaagagaaggctcacgGGTTGAGATAAGATGAAGATAATTAAAGGCAAGCGAAATGGGGAAGCATGCAGAGGCTGCATGgaagcaaagagagagaaaacaggtaTGTTCTTCTTCCCATCAGGAAGTGATATTCAGACATGTCTGGGGATGCCCGGCATCCAATTCCTTAGGAGTGGTAGGAGAGGGCAGATGTTTTTGCAAGAAGACtctcctgtcctcctcctctttgctcaGCCTTTCTTGCTCAGTGTAATGTGCCATGGCCTGGAATTGGCCTTGGATCTTTTGGTGCCAGCTGCCCTGTTGAGGCCTCCTCCCCACTGCTTGCCATCCCCCAGCATACGGGCTTTGATCTGAGATTGGAGAGAACCTTGATGCTGTGCCTGCAATGCTCTGCAAGATGCAGTGGTATGATATCGGTCAGAGATTCACAGATTTTCAGAGGTTGGTACTACATCTGGAAATCATCCGTTCCAAGccccttgctaaagcagattccagACAGAAGGTTGCTGAGGAAAGTGTCCAAGACTCTGACTCACAAGaatgggaggaaggaggaccCGAGGAACTAAAGGCCGGTGAGTGTCACcgctgtgcctgggaagatcatggaacagatcctcctagaagacGTGAACATGAAGAAGGCACATGAGGGAAGAGTGGGTGATGGCAGATAGCCATCATGGCTTTGCCGGAAGAAGGTTTTGTCTGACCATTCTgatggccttctgtgatggagtgatgtCGTTGGTGAAGAAAGGGAGAGTGGCCAATGCCATCTACGTGGGTTTGGGCAAGGCCTTTGACGTGGTCCCCCCTCCATATCGTTGTGCCTGAATGGGAGAGATACGGTCTTGTGGGGTGGACTATTCAGTGGGTAAGGTAATTGGTTGGTAGGCCAAAGACAGAGGGGTGTGGTGAATGGCACTATATCCAGGGGGAGGCTGATTATgagcagtgttccccaggggcCTGTGTTGGTTCTGGCACTCCTCAACATCTTCATCGATGACCTGGACGATGGGCgcgagtgtaccctcagcaagtttgccaatgacacaaagctgagtgGTGTAGCTGACGTgatagaaggaagggaagccctgcagagggattttGACAAACTCAGCAGGTTGCCCGTGTGaacataatgaggttcaacacagcagaGTGCAAGGTCTTGCGTGTGGGTCAGGGTAACCCCAAATACGTGTAGAGAGTGGGAGAAGAACTCTTTGAGAgtagccctgtggagaaggtcctgggtgtcctggtggatgaaaatgTAAACATGAACCGTgagtgtgctcttgcagcttggaaggccaatggtatcctagactccatcagaagaggggtggccagccTGGATGGTGAGATGGTTGTTCCTCTCTACGCCGCCCTTGTAAGACCCCACGTGGAGGCCTGTGTCCAGTGCTGGGGCTCCCAATACAGGAAAGGTGTGGAGCTCCCTTCTGTGAGAGGACCCAGAGGAGGGCCCCAAAGATGATTAGAGGACTGGAGCAACTCCAAGACAGGCTGAGGatgctgggcttgttcagcctgaagaggaaaagacagtgagaagacctcattgcagtcttccagtatttaaaaaggggaattataaacaggaggggaatcacctttttacaagggtagactgtgataggaaaagggggaatAGTTataagctcaaggagggaaggctttcattggatgtcagggggaagttctctCTTTCcgagagagtgatgaggtgctgtaACAGGTTGCCAgaggatgctccattcctggaggtgctcaagaccaggttggatgggcccaTGGGCAACCTCTTCTAGtcccagatctggaggttggtggccctgcctggggcagggctgcagaaCGCGCTGATCTGTGTGGATCCTTGtgacccaagccattctgtgattctatgattctgtgacagagaGGCAGCAAAGCTTGACCTGAAGGCCAGGGAAAGTGTGGGACTTGTGGACGCTTTTGTCAGGTGGTAGTGGCAGTTCTCTCCCATGGGAGCCAACTGCTCACTGTTCCAGCTTAGTCGTGGTGGGGAAAGGGTCGCCACGTGCCTCACACGATCTCGGAAGTCTCCAGAGCAGCTGATGATGTCCTGCTGTCACCTGGAGTGTTTGCAGAGGAGAGTGATGATGCAGAGGCACAGCCTGAGATGCGGCACAATTTTattgagagaaaagaggggaaCAAAATTGCTCCAAGGGGTGGCCAACATTCAGGAATAAGCAGGGACAGAGTCGGCACTGTGTGGCCATGGTGGATGTCCCACCTGCTGTCCATCTGCCTTTTTGGCAGAGGAAGAAGGGCCATCCTGTCCTCCCCAAGCTTGATTCCTGGGGTTGACAGACCAGAGGGGCGTAAGTGACAAACAAGGCATCAGGAGGCAAAGGAGAGAGTGGAAGAGGGGAAAGGCAAACATGGACAATGCTTCCGGAGCGTCCATGGTGGATCTGTTCATTTGCAAGAGTGTTAGCATTGCTTGTAGCCTACGAAAACAAGATCCTGATGGTCCAGTGCAGATCTGTGAACAAATTCTGGGTCCTGGGAGGTCTTTCTCCAGGGCCGCTGCCAGCAGCATTAGCAGGGGAAGAACCGCCTGCCACTGAAGCGGCTGCCAATGCCAGAGAGGCCAAAGCCTCCAGAGGAGATGGGCAcgccctcagagctgaggatgctgccaacggcagcggaggtggaggaTCCCACGGCGGTGTtctgcgggaaggagctgaggatgggtccgggcagggtcaccaccacgggagagggctggatgaagacgttggagtcctggcactgcctgacgcagggctcgttgcagctgctgcccagaggggtggggccgcagggctggcagggcaggcGTGGCACGCACTGGTCGTAGCAGGACATGTCTTGTGTCTGGAGGGGCACCTGTTGGCACAGAGGGTCAGGAGgacacagaagagagagaggagcaTCCCGCCATCCCAGCAGGAGAGAGCCGAGGCACTGTGCTGGCCGGGGATATGGAGGCTGTGTAAGgaaatctgttttccagttcttcCCTAAAGCTCCAATGGTACAGCCAATCGCTACCGAGTTTATGCCTAGCCCGTAGCACAGCTCGTGCAAGACCCAGCATCCCTCCAGCTCGCACGTGCTGCCCCATTCCCCATAGCACAGTAGGCTGCTTTCCCAAAACGCAACCTTACGTGGAGACACTTGTATGTCCAGAGAAATCCCCAAAGAAGAAGAGGTTGTGAAAGGGCTTTGCACTCACCTGGTTCCCTGGGAGATGGAGGCAAGAGGAGCGAATGACTGAGAGAGGAGTTGGGCCCCACTTTTATACTGCTTGTGTGCTGCCTGAGGCCAGCAGACACTCTAAGCAAGCAGTAATTTTCCCAGAGACTCACCTCAAATGCAAATAATCCTTCATATTGGCACAGGTTCTGCTTTTCGTTTCCGTCAAGTCTgtcatttcatttcctcatttctgTCATGACTATTTTGCCAGGTTAATTCTTTCATGTTTTCGTGTGAGGGACCCAAGGAATGGTTGGCAATTGCCTTTGTAGAAAGAGAAACATCTCCTCATGCTACTAAAATCTGAAGCCACGCCTAAGGTTTCTCTTCCTTACATACGTGCTACATGGTTCTCTCTACTCccatctgtgaaagaaaaaaaacatttttctgttttgtctcaAATCTTGCTTTGTGAGGTTTTTCTGGTGATAAGACTGACAACTGAATTATCTAGGGGGGTGAGTGCTGGGTGTCACAGTGCCACAGCACCTCTGCTTATGGTTGCAAAGATAAGCAGAAGTGGGACAAGCTGTCTTTTTCAGGGAGCAGCTTGAAGGAGCTTACTGCTGAAAAGGTGGTAATGCTTGCACGTGGCAAGGAAGGCACCACTTCCTGCTGGTTTATCTGTTGGGCCAGGTATGTCACACTaacagggagaaaggaagactgaaaaaacCCAGAGATGGGGGATAAAAGGACCTCACTAAGCTAAGGACTTTGGAGAACTCCCAAAGAAACCTTTGACAGAGAATTCCCTGAGGGGAAATCCTCTTTCGATTTCCTGCCAGGGTCTACTTGCCGTGAAGTTTCCTGGCTTTCTCCCAACCCCCACAGTGACCAGACGAGTTCCTGAGATCAGTGTACCTACTGCAAAACTTGCTGGTCCCTCAGTGGTGACTGTCTCACTCTTGCTTTCTACAAAAactccttgtttttatttcatatctcTTTCCTATCACctgtcttcccttccccatATCCCTAAGCaactaggatttgtaataaactggtttgGCTAATGTTTGACCTGTTCTATCTTAATCTCACCATTGGGTACATATTATAAGGAGCttcttctccctcctataaattggagtgagacaccATCCTCTCCAATCCCACAGTCACTGgccattgtgcagcaggctCCACGTGTCCAGCCACCATGGTATCTGCTGGACAGTCAACTCATCAGGGCATTCGCAAACCAGGAGATTTGTCATCTGATTTGACACTAGCTTCCTTCTCCAGGACAGAGGAGCTCCATCTGAGAAGGGGTGTTTTTCAGGACCCCATCCTCACTGAGTATGACGGGCTTATGTTGAATGTGAatgtgaaaagcagcactggCTTCATTGTTTATGAAATGCTGGTGTTCAGTGTCCTAAAGGAAGCCAAGAGGACACAGCAAGATCACAAACCTGTAATTCTGGAGAGCAGACTTTGGCCTTTTCAGGAATTTACTTGGTAGAATATTCTGAGATAAGATCCTGGAGAGAAGAGGAGCCCAAGGAAGCTGGTTAATATTCCAAGATCACCTCCTGGAAGCTCATGAGTGAAGTATCCCAAGAAAGATACTTGCATTGTGGAACAAAAAACTGTTGGCCAAATGCAATCTGAAGATTATGAAGCTTCTGGAGGATGGCAGCAAAGATGTGTAGTCTGAGGGGAATACAGCCATAATGTCTGTCCAGCCAGAGGTCAAGAGAGGGAAGCTAAGGACCTGATAGAATTCAGTCTGGCAAAGGACATCAGGGGCAGcaaaaaagacttcaaaaaagATCTtaatggaaaagggaaaataaaagaatgtgtGAGTGTTCTCCTCATGGAAATGGGTGACCTGTAAATCGGGCATTGAAAATATTGAGACAATGATTGTCTTCTTGTTTCTTACTCGTCCAGCAAGTGTGGCTTTCAGGAATCCCCTGGCTCAGGGGCCAGGCTGAAAAACGGGAGCTTTCAAGATGTACCTTTGGGGCAAGGAAAGCTTGAGAAAACTGGATATTTTTAATGCGGTAGGCTTATTTGCTCCATGGTAAGATGTGACcatgagtgctgagggagctgtccATTCTTTATCACCAATGTAGGTTGGTGAGTGGGAGAAGTGTCCCAAAGACTGGGGGAACATGGATATCACTCCTGTTTAAGAAGACCAAGAAGCAGATGCGAGGGAGCTACAAGGACTCTACGACTCAGTCctatggagctgctggagcagtgcaTCCTGAGAATTGTTTCACAGCACATGAAGGGTGAATGTATCAGATGCAGCAATCAGCATGGATTTACTGTGGAGAAGTCATGGTCTGATATACCTGATAAGTGTCTACAATGACCTCGTAGACGGGAAAGAGAACAGGACATATTCTTGCTGGAGTTCAGTAAGGCTTTTAACATTGTCCTCAATAAGATGGTCATACTGAAGCTATTGATGAGTGGTCTGAATGAGCCCTCCTGAGCCAGAccaaaaaacacctttgttGGGGCAACATGTGTGCTCTCCTCTAATGAGCAAGGACTGCTGGGTCCTGGTGCTGTTGGGTAGCTGGGGATGTTTGTGGAATGCGTTGTGATCAAGAAGGTCATTGTTACAAAACTCTCCCCAACACCATGAAACAGGGAAGGTATAATTGCTGCATGAAGAAAACACTTTCCTGCCCTGCAGACATGAGGGGAGATGGGACGTGCTCCAAAAGTGCAAGGGAATATGTATAGAAACCAGGCTTCCTGAAGAGTGTCTCCTGAGAGAAAGCAATTTTGAATCTAATTTTGGATTGGCCATGAGCCACCCTTTTGGCATGAGGCCTCCCCAGCAGGCGTGTTGTTTGCAGGCCTGAACACCACACTGGGAAGAATCCTACTCAAACGTGGAAAATCCATTCTTGAGAAGAGGGGAACCTGCGCCCTGtcctgaaaagcagcacagccatctaCTCTAGAGACCAGATTCCACAGGGCTTTTTAGGTAATAACAGGGCTCAGGAAGGCAGTGTTCTCCTTACATCAAATAGCTGATGGCATGGGTTGGCTGATGACCCCAGACACAGTCATGAGAGCGGAATTATCAGTCAAGCAAACATGTTCCCAGAACAAACACCTTTGTGTGGAAAAGAATTTGCAAGGCAGCAAAACTGCCCAATTGCCTTTCCAGAGAGATGAGCAAGGAGGGAAAAGGGCAGAATGAGTTCCCAGACAAAGAAGGCTCAGAATGTCCTAGACAGGGCTGCACTGACAGGAGGATATGCCTTGCTTGCTGATAAAGTGGTTACAAATAAGTCACGACATTTCCCCTGAGACACGTACTGTGCCTGTAGCACAGAATGCCTCGGGCACTTGGGATGCATCTGTCACCCCTAGTGACGTGTTTCTGCAAGGAAACTCCTTGTGCCTGTCATCCTGGAACTTGAAAGGTGTCCGCGCAGCCAATTTGTGAAGGTcggaaagaaggaaatgaaatgtcagggttgacagaaacaaaaacccaacctgTGCCATTAGGAGGGAGAATTTACATTTGAGGTGAGTCTTGTGGAAAATTACAGTGTGCGTAGAGTGACAGTGGGcctggggcagtgctggagtGGTATAAAAGCGGGCCCAACTCCTCTCTCAGTCATTCGCTTCTCTTGCCTCCATCTCCCAGGGAACGAGGTGAGTGCAAAGCCCTTTCACAACCTCTTCTTCTTTGGGGATTTCTCTGGACATACAAGTGTCTCCACATAATGTTGTGCTTCggagagcagctgctctgttaCAGGGAATGGGGCTGCACATGCAACATGGGGAGATGCTGGGTCTTGCCAGATGTGTCTCTTGAGGAGCGGGATAGGCATTGAGATGCCTGAGTCTGACCACTCTTGTCTGTTTCTATGGAGATATGGGGAGAGAGAAGACCATAGGCTTCTTTACACAGCCTCCATATGCCCGGCCAGCACAGTGCCTCGGCTCTCTCCTGCTGGGATGGCGGGAtgctcctctctctcttctgtgtcCTCCTGACCCTCTGTGCCAACAGGTGCCCCTCCAGACACAAGACATGTCCTGCTACGACCAGTGCGTGCCACgcctgccctgccagccctgcggccccacccctctgggcagcagctgcaacgagccctgcgtcaggcagtgccaggactccaacgtcttcatccagccctctcccgtggtggtgaccctgcccggacccatcctcagctccttcccgcagaACACCGCCGTGGGAtcctccacctccgctgccgttggcagcatcctcagctctgagggcgTGCCCATCTCCTCTGGAGGCTTTGGCCTCTCTGGCATTGGCAGCCGCTTCAGTGGCAGGCGGTTCTTCCCCTGCTAAATCTGTTGCTGATGGCCCTGGAGGAAGATCCCCAGGGTGCACAAAATCTTTGTGGGACTTGAGACCAAGGAATGGAGCTAGTTCGATTACACCGCAAATGTGATCCatgtcttccttccttcccccttttctctctctcatttccttcctgtgcCATTAGTGATCACCATCTGCTCCTCTGCACAGTCAGACCCACAATACCAGCGTAGGGGGGGACAGGATGGCCCTTCTCCCGCTGTGGAAAGGGcggatggatggatggcagTTCACCCATTAGATTCATGCATTGCGGGCTGTCGTGTGTTTGTGGTGCTTCCTGAATGGGTGGcattgtttctctcttttgccTCAATAAATTTGACTGCATCCTAATCGTTGC from Lagopus muta isolate bLagMut1 chromosome 25, bLagMut1 primary, whole genome shotgun sequence carries:
- the LOC125684368 gene encoding uncharacterized protein LOC125684368, with the protein product MVSAGQSTHQGIRKPGDLSSDLTLASFSRTEELHLRRGVFQDPILTEYDGLMLNVNVKSSTGFIVYEMLVFSVLKEAKRTQQDHKPEGEFTFEVSLVENYSVRRVTVGLGQCWSGIKAGPTPLSVIRFSCLHLPGNEVPLQTQDMSCYDQCVPRLPCQPCGPTPLGSSCNEPCVRQCQDSNVFIQPSPVVVTLPGPILSSFPQNTAVGSSTSAAVGSILSSEGVPISSGGFGLSGIGSRFSGRRFFPC